The Thamnophis elegans isolate rThaEle1 chromosome 15, rThaEle1.pri, whole genome shotgun sequence genome includes a window with the following:
- the LOC116518303 gene encoding phospholipase A2 homolog otoconin-22-like, translating to MKPLVISGLILACGLALVASAPPQFNEMIQLSTVTYGLANFTNYGCHCGPGTQGLPVDAIDRCCHSHDCCYNKAEMYGCNPKALTYRFFAQRDKIKCVKSRDRCEKMVCECDQKAASCFQKHLFTYNPQFKNLPVTNCRAQRPFC from the exons ATGAAGCCTCTTGTCATCTCCGGGCTGATTTTGGCTTGTG GATTGGCTCTTGTGGCCAGCGCACCTCCTCAGTTCAACGAGATGATCCAGCTCAGCACCGTCACCTACGGCCTGGCTAACTTCACCAACTATGGGTGCCACTGCGGACCTGGGACTCAAGGCCTTCCTGTAGACGCCATCGACAG GTGTTGCCACAGTCACGACTGTTGTTACAACAAAGCGGAGATGTACGGCTGTAACCCCAAAGCCCTCACCTACCGGTTCTTTGCCCAGAGAGATAAAATCAAGTGCG TCAAATCAAGGGATCGCTGTGAGAAAATGGTGTGTGAGTGTGACCAGAAAGCTGCCAGTTGCTTCCAGAAACATCTTTTCACCTACAACCCTCAATTCAAAAACCTTCCCGTGACCAACTGCAGGGCCCAACGTCCATTCTGTTGA